The proteins below are encoded in one region of Clostridia bacterium:
- a CDS encoding S9 family peptidase → MKQLASVLGLILAGTLAFAQNTEVVVPNENLVVQGVPAVPASIAERANQYTESRAAAALDWHPLKREMLITTRFAEVNQIHEIKMPGGARMQLTFFPDRTGGAAYHPHKGDYFVFSKDVGGGEWFQLYRYDVASGNVTLLTDGKSRNIMGPWANAGDRVAYGSTRRSRGDLDFYIIDPSNKSSDRLLVQNQGGGWGISDWSPDDKTLLAEEYVSVNESYLWLVDVATGNKTLLTPKGGEKISYDAIGFSRDGKGIYVTTDQGSEFQRIAYIDLATKKPTFLTDYKWEVEGGRLSWDRKLIAFTTNENGLGVLHVLDTAAGKERALPKLPVGIIGGINWHENNRDLAFSITSARSPSDVYSLDITAGKVDRWTYSETGGLNPLTFSEPELVKWKSFDGLEISGFLYMPDAAKFAGKRPVIINIHGGPEGQSRPGFLGRSNYFINETGVAIIFPNVRGSLGYGKTFALADNGMAREGTYKDIEALLDWIKTRPDLDANRVMVTGGSYGGHMTLAIATRYNDRIACSLDVVGISNFVTFLQNTEAYRRDLRRAEYGDERDPKMREYFERTAPFNMAKNITKPLFVVQGKNDPRVPISEADQMVSTVRQNGTPVWYLVGKDEGHGFGKKKNADFQFYSTILFMQQFLAGEPAAKQASLNN, encoded by the coding sequence AAACGCGAGATGCTGATCACTACCCGTTTCGCGGAAGTGAACCAGATACACGAAATCAAGATGCCGGGCGGCGCGCGCATGCAGCTTACGTTCTTCCCCGACCGCACGGGTGGGGCTGCTTACCATCCGCACAAGGGCGATTACTTCGTCTTCAGCAAGGACGTTGGCGGCGGCGAATGGTTCCAGCTTTATCGGTATGACGTGGCCAGCGGCAACGTCACACTGCTCACCGACGGCAAGTCGCGCAACATCATGGGGCCGTGGGCGAATGCTGGCGATCGAGTGGCGTACGGTTCCACGCGCCGCAGCCGTGGCGATCTCGACTTCTACATCATCGACCCGAGCAACAAGAGCAGCGACCGGTTGCTGGTACAGAACCAGGGCGGTGGCTGGGGTATTTCCGACTGGTCTCCGGACGACAAGACGCTGCTGGCAGAGGAATATGTCTCGGTGAACGAGAGCTATCTGTGGCTGGTGGACGTGGCAACGGGAAACAAGACGCTGCTGACACCGAAGGGTGGCGAAAAAATTTCGTACGACGCAATTGGATTCAGCCGGGACGGCAAGGGCATCTACGTCACAACGGATCAGGGGAGTGAGTTCCAGCGCATTGCGTATATCGACCTGGCGACGAAGAAGCCGACTTTCCTGACCGATTACAAATGGGAAGTGGAAGGCGGACGTCTCTCGTGGGACCGCAAGCTGATTGCTTTCACGACGAACGAAAACGGTCTCGGCGTGCTGCATGTGCTCGATACGGCGGCCGGCAAGGAACGCGCATTGCCGAAGCTGCCTGTGGGCATCATTGGCGGCATTAACTGGCACGAAAACAATCGCGACCTCGCATTCTCGATTACCTCGGCGCGTTCTCCATCGGACGTGTATTCGCTCGACATCACTGCGGGCAAGGTCGACCGCTGGACGTATAGCGAGACCGGCGGCCTCAATCCGCTTACGTTCTCCGAGCCGGAGTTGGTCAAGTGGAAGAGTTTCGACGGCCTAGAGATTAGCGGATTCCTCTACATGCCGGATGCTGCGAAGTTCGCGGGCAAGCGCCCGGTGATCATTAATATCCACGGTGGACCGGAAGGCCAGTCGCGGCCCGGTTTCCTGGGGCGCAGCAACTACTTCATCAATGAAACAGGAGTCGCCATCATCTTCCCGAACGTCCGCGGATCGCTCGGCTACGGCAAGACGTTCGCGCTGGCCGACAACGGCATGGCTCGCGAAGGCACTTACAAAGATATCGAGGCGCTGCTGGACTGGATCAAGACGCGACCCGATCTCGACGCAAATCGCGTGATGGTGACGGGCGGCAGCTACGGCGGACACATGACGCTGGCCATCGCAACACGTTATAACGACCGCATCGCGTGCTCACTCGACGTGGTTGGCATCTCGAACTTCGTAACGTTCCTGCAGAATACGGAAGCGTACCGTCGCGACCTGCGCCGCGCCGAGTATGGCGACGAACGCGACCCGAAGATGCGCGAATATTTCGAACGCACGGCACCGTTCAACATGGCGAAGAACATCACCAAGCCACTCTTCGTTGTGCAGGGCAAGAACGATCCGCGCGTACCGATCTCCGAGGCCGACCAGATGGTTTCAACGGTGCGGCAGAACGGCACGCCTGTTTGGTATCTCGTTGGAAAAGATGAGGGTCACGGCTTCGGGAAGAAGAAGAATGCCGACTTCCAGTTCTACTCGACGATCCTGTTTATGCAGCAGTTCCTGGCGGGAGAACCGGCCGCGAAACAAGCTTCTCTGAATAATTGA